From the Daucus carota subsp. sativus chromosome 8, DH1 v3.0, whole genome shotgun sequence genome, one window contains:
- the LOC108199565 gene encoding 4-hydroxybenzoate polyprenyltransferase, mitochondrial isoform X3: protein MMALFGCGAFLLRGAGCTINDLLDRDIDTKVERTRLRPIASGALTRFQGLCFLGIQLFLGLGILLQLNSYSQMLGASSLLLVFTYPLMKRFTFWPQAYLGLTFNWGALLGWAAIRGSLDPTIVFPLYLSGVCWTLVYDTIYAHQDKEDDMKVGVKSTALRFGDTTKEWISGFGTACIGGLTLSGFNANIGWPYFIFLTAASGQLAWQIWTVDLSSRADCNRKFVSNKWFGAMIFSGILFGRLMP, encoded by the exons ATGATGGCCCTATTTGGTTGTGGGGCTTTTCTGCTAAGAGGTGCAGGATGCACAATAAATGATCTCCTTGACCGTGATATTGATACAAAG GTAGAACGCACAAGGTTGAGACCAATTGCAAGTGGTGCTTTGACAAGGTTTCAAGGGCTTTGTTTTCTTGGAATCCAACTGTTTTTGGGTCTTGGCATCCTCCTTCAATTGAATTCTTATAG TCAAATGTTAGGAGCTTCATCCTTGCTTCTGGTCTTTACTTATCCTCTCATGAAGCGGTTTACATTTTGG CCTCAAGCCTATCTTGGTTTAACTTTTAATTGGGGTGCTTTGTTGGGATGGGCTGCTATTAGAGGAAGTCTTGATCCTACCATAGTGTTCCCACTTTACCTTTCTGGAGTGTGTTGGACACTTGTCTATGATACCATATATGCGCATCAG GATAAAGAAGACGATATGAAAGTAGGTGTTAAATCCACTGCTCTCCGGTTTGGGGATACCACGAAAGAATGGATTAGCGGGTTTGGAACAGCTTGCATTGGTGGCCTGACTCTTAGTGGATTTAATGCTAATATTG GATGGCCATACTTCATATTTCTAACGGCTGCCTCCGGCCAATTAGCATGGCAGATTTGGACGGTTGACCTATCATCCCGAGCTGACTGTAATCGAAA GTTTGTATCCAATAAGTGGTTTGGCGCAATGATATTCAGCGGAATATTATTTGGACGACTGATGCCATAA
- the LOC108199565 gene encoding 4-hydroxybenzoate polyprenyltransferase, mitochondrial isoform X2: MYVFRSINLAASPGSFPDFKMMALFGCGAFLLRGAGCTINDLLDRDIDTKVERTRLRPIASGALTRFQGLCFLGIQLFLGLGILLQLNSYSQMLGASSLLLVFTYPLMKRFTFWPQAYLGLTFNWGALLGWAAIRGSLDPTIVFPLYLSGVCWTLVYDTIYAHQDKEDDMKVGVKSTALRFGDTTKEWISGFGTACIGGLTLSGFNANIGWPYFIFLTAASGQLAWQIWTVDLSSRADCNRKFVSNKWFGAMIFSGILFGRLMP, encoded by the exons TTTAGGTCCATAAATTTGGCAGCATCGCCTGGGAGCTTTCCTGATTTTAAAATGATGGCCCTATTTGGTTGTGGGGCTTTTCTGCTAAGAGGTGCAGGATGCACAATAAATGATCTCCTTGACCGTGATATTGATACAAAG GTAGAACGCACAAGGTTGAGACCAATTGCAAGTGGTGCTTTGACAAGGTTTCAAGGGCTTTGTTTTCTTGGAATCCAACTGTTTTTGGGTCTTGGCATCCTCCTTCAATTGAATTCTTATAG TCAAATGTTAGGAGCTTCATCCTTGCTTCTGGTCTTTACTTATCCTCTCATGAAGCGGTTTACATTTTGG CCTCAAGCCTATCTTGGTTTAACTTTTAATTGGGGTGCTTTGTTGGGATGGGCTGCTATTAGAGGAAGTCTTGATCCTACCATAGTGTTCCCACTTTACCTTTCTGGAGTGTGTTGGACACTTGTCTATGATACCATATATGCGCATCAG GATAAAGAAGACGATATGAAAGTAGGTGTTAAATCCACTGCTCTCCGGTTTGGGGATACCACGAAAGAATGGATTAGCGGGTTTGGAACAGCTTGCATTGGTGGCCTGACTCTTAGTGGATTTAATGCTAATATTG GATGGCCATACTTCATATTTCTAACGGCTGCCTCCGGCCAATTAGCATGGCAGATTTGGACGGTTGACCTATCATCCCGAGCTGACTGTAATCGAAA GTTTGTATCCAATAAGTGGTTTGGCGCAATGATATTCAGCGGAATATTATTTGGACGACTGATGCCATAA